The nucleotide sequence GCCTGGCAGAAGCCGAAGGTCGCGTTCCCGAGGCCGAAGCCGGCGTGATCGAGGCAAGCGCCCGCGTGCGCGAGGCCGAGATCAATCTGAACGCCGCCCAGCGCCTGTCCGAAGATGGCTTTGCTTCCGAGACGCGCCTTGTCAGTGCCGAAGCCGCCATGGAGGCGGCCACCGCTGGCGTACAGCGCGCAAATTCTGCTGTGGCCTCTGCTCAGGCTGGTATCGAGTCCGCACAGGCCGCTGTCGCATCGGCGGCACGTGAAATCGACAAGCTGACGATCACGGCCCCTTTCTCTGGCCTATTGGAAACCGACACGGCCGAACTTGGCGCGCTGATGCAGCCCGGTACACCCTGTGCGACGATCATCCAGCTGAACGAAATCAAGCTGGTCGGCTTTGTGCCAGAGACTGATGTTTCGAAAGTCAACGTTGGTGCCACGGCGGGTGCCCGCCTGACCAGCGGTGAGCAGGTGCAGGGCCGCGTGACATTCCTGTCGCGCAGCGCAGATGAGCTGACCCGCACCTTCCGCGTTGAGGTGACCGTAGATAACGATGATCTGGCCATCAGTGATGGCCAAACCGCCGAAATTCTGATCGCTTCGGACGGGCGCACCGCACACCTGATTGCGCAATCATCATTGACGCTGGATGACGAAGGCGTCTTGGGCGTGCGCACCGTTTCAGATGGGAACATCGCCCAGTTCATGCCTGTGACCTTGCTGCGCGACACAGCCGAAGGTGTTTGGGTCACCGATTTGCCCGAAACCGTCGACATCATTACAATCGGCCAAGAATTTGTCGTGGATGGTGTCCAAGTCGCGCCGACATTTACGGAGGTCAAAGGATGACTGGACTGGTTGACTGGGCCGCCTCACGCGCCCGGATGGTTCTGGCCTTTATCGCCCTCTCGCTGCTGGCGGGGGGCATGGCTTATGTCGGTCTGCCCAAGGAAGGTGAGCCTGACATCGAAATCCCGGCGATCTTCGTCTCGGTCCCCTTCCCCGGTATCTCTGCCGAAGACAGTGAAACACTGCTCGTCAAACCGATGGAGACTGAGCTTTCAGATCTCGACGGCCTGAAAACCATGTCTGCGACAGCCGCCGAGGGCTATGCGGGCGTTGCGCTTGAATTTGAATTCGGCTGGGACAAGACCAAAATCCTCGCCGATATCCGCTCGGCCATGAATAACGCCGAAGCGCAGTTCCCAAGCGGGGCGGACCAGTACTCGATCAACGAGATCAATTTCTCTGAGTTCCCCATCGTGATCGTGAATCTGACCGGCCAAGTGCCTGAACGGACGCTGCTGCGCGTTGCGAAGGATTTACAGGATCACATTGAAGGGCTTGATGCGGTCCTTGAAGCGGGACTTGCGGGCCAACGTGATGAAATGCTTGAGGTGGTGATCGACCCGCTGCGCCTGGAAGCTTAC is from Yoonia sp. GPGPB17 and encodes:
- a CDS encoding efflux RND transporter periplasmic adaptor subunit, yielding MKIIPVITALLVLAGLYMVVFEREMLVGFAQSTAAEDTPLAADMETQDEATPSDESLVGVVAMHSVAQTIDSAVILRGRTEAARQVTVASETSGLVISEPRRKGASIVEGEMLCRLDPGTREASLAEARARLAEAEGRVPEAEAGVIEASARVREAEINLNAAQRLSEDGFASETRLVSAEAAMEAATAGVQRANSAVASAQAGIESAQAAVASAAREIDKLTITAPFSGLLETDTAELGALMQPGTPCATIIQLNEIKLVGFVPETDVSKVNVGATAGARLTSGEQVQGRVTFLSRSADELTRTFRVEVTVDNDDLAISDGQTAEILIASDGRTAHLIAQSSLTLDDEGVLGVRTVSDGNIAQFMPVTLLRDTAEGVWVTDLPETVDIITIGQEFVVDGVQVAPTFTEVKG